A genomic window from Camelus ferus isolate YT-003-E chromosome 9, BCGSAC_Cfer_1.0, whole genome shotgun sequence includes:
- the LOC102522183 gene encoding LOW QUALITY PROTEIN: lysophosphatidylcholine acyltransferase 2B-like (The sequence of the model RefSeq protein was modified relative to this genomic sequence to represent the inferred CDS: inserted 1 base in 1 codon), with protein sequence MAQSSADSETEVPKSALSGEARKSLYPPAVANPFRQQTHFGARRWACTVLLGAVLVPVRGACIALLFLLLWPVTVLFTIGRPAHPSRPAKSWRRNLVRPALKFLFQETIFLAGFLVKVKEKKATQDEACILVTAPHSTFFDAIACVVAGLPSVVSASQNVHIPVAGKFLLLTQPVLVARDDPNSRRNTREEILKRVTSGGKWPQILIFPEGVCTNCTCLVTFRLGAFSPGVPVQPVLLRYPNALDTVTWTWQGFTGFQACVLTLSQLFTRVEVEFMPVYIPNDQEKKXPILFANTVRIIMANALGVPVTDHTYEDCKLMISAGNLQLPMEAGLVEFTKISQKLKLDWDNIHQHLDEYAAMAAASKGRKVGITEFANYLKLPISEPLRQLFALFDRNNDGSIDFREYVIGLTVLCNPANTAKILQTSFRLFDLDGGGSIAQQELAAVLRAAFGAPDLDVARLFWETAGQNSARGSYRAFKNFALKHPEYAKLFSSYLDLQAAYVYSTPQQA encoded by the exons ATGGCACAGTCGTCAGCAGACTCTGAGACTGAGGTGCCGAAATCCGCGCTCAGCGGAGAAGCGAGGAAGTCCCTGTACCCGCCGGCGGTGGCCAACCCCTTCAGGCAGCAGACGCACTTCGGCGCGCGGCGCTGGGCCTGCACCGTCCTGCTGGGGGCCGTGCTCGTGCCCGTGCGGGGGGCCTGCATCGCcctgctcttcctgctcctcTGGCCGGTCACTGTGCTTTTCACCATCGGCCGTCCTGCTCACCCAAGCAGGCCCGCCAAGAGTTGGAGAAGAAATCTGGTGCGACCAGCCCTCAAGTTCTTGTTTCAGGAGACAATATTTTTAGCAGGATTCCTGgttaaagtgaaagagaaaaaggcaacGCAAGACGAGGCCTGCATCCTCGTCACGGCGCCGCACTCCACTTTCTTTGATGCAATCGCCTGCGTCGTGGCAGGGTTACCCTCGGTGGTCTCTGCGAGTCAAAATGTGCATATCCCCGTGGCTGGGAAGTTCTTACTGTTGACGCAGCCAGTGCTTGTGGCCCGAGATGACCCCAACTCCAGGAGGAACACCCGGGAAGAAATCCTGAAGCGGGTGACATCTGGGGGGAAGTGGCCCCAGATCCTGATCTTCCCGGAAGGGGTGTGCACCAACTGCACCTGCCTGGTCACTTTCAGACTAGGGGCCTTCTCTCCAGGTGTCCCTGTGCAGCCGGTGCTGCTGAGGTACCCAAACGCCCTGGACACAGTGACCTGGACCTGGCAGGGGTTTACAGGATTCCAGGCCTGTGTGTTGACTCTGAGTCAGCTCTTCACCAGGGTAGAAGTTGAGTTTATGCCTGTTTATATCCcaaatgaccaagaaaaaa aacccatccttTTTGCCAATACAGTGAGGATCATCATGGCAAATGCTCTTGGGGTGCCTGTGACAGACCACACTTACGAAGACTGCAAACTCATGATTTCTGCAGGTAACCTTCAACTACCCATGGAAGCCGGTTTGGTGGAATTTACAAAAATTAGCCAGAAATTAAAGTTAGATTGGGATAATATTCATCAGCATTTGGATGAATATGCTGCAATGGCAGCTGCCtccaaaggaaggaaggtaggaatcACAGAGTTTGCAAATTATCTAAAGCTTCCAATTTCAGAGCCTTTGAGACAACTTTTTGCGCTCTTTGACAGGAACAATGATGGCAGCATAGACTTCAGAGAGTATGTGATAGGTCTGACTGTCCTGTGCAATCCTGCCAACACTGCAAAGATTCTGCAGACGTCATTTCGACTGTTTGATCTTGACGGTGGCGGTTCCATAGCCCAGCAGGAGTTGGCTGCTGTACTTCGGGCAGCTTTTGGAGCGCCAGACCTTGATGTTGCCCGGCTCTTCTGGGAGACAGCCGGGCAGAACTCAGCGCGCGGCTCCTACAGGGCCTTTAAGAACTTTGCGCTGAAGCACCCGGAATACGCCAAGCTGTTTAGCTCCTATTTAGACCTCCAGGCAGCCTACGTATACTCAACACCACAGCAAGCATAG